The Bombus fervidus isolate BK054 chromosome 1, iyBomFerv1, whole genome shotgun sequence genome includes a window with the following:
- the Pban gene encoding pheromone biosynthesis-activating neuropeptide isoform X3, with amino-acid sequence MFDSVSLVMHFEEILRKLGQRPRNYIYIRVIIFPFSHVSLFVRVILFPIEGRDSSSSTSNDRAPSNEFGSCSDGKCIKRTSQDITSGMWFGPRLGRRRRSDRKPEVDSDIETLANALDGSRWAVITIPGSDRRQATQFTPRLGRESGRKVPWTPTPRLGRQLHNIIDKARQNFDDARF; translated from the exons ATGTTTGACTCAGTCTCTCTCGTGATGCATTTTGAAGAGATATTAAGGAAGCTAGGTCAAAGACCGAGAAactacatatacatacgtgttattatttttccattttcacaTGTATCGTTATTTGTACGTGTTATACTCTTTCCAATAGAAGGTAGAGATTCCTCAAGTAGTACGAGCAATGACAGAGCACCGAGCAACGAGTTCGGCTCGTGCAGCGACGGCAAGTGCATCAAACGTACCTCGCAGGATATCACCAGCGGTATGTGGTTTGGCCCACGATTGGGACGACGACGCAGGTCGGACAGAAAACCGGAGGTCGATTCTGACATTGAAACTTTGGCCAACGCGCTCGATGGGTCACGTTGGGCCGTCATCACGATTCcag gATCAGATAGGCGTCAAGCAACGCAGTTCACCCCCCGTTTGGGAAGAGAATCAG GACGTAAAGTACCTTGGACACCAACTCCGAGGCTTGGACGTCAGTTGCACAATATCATTGATAAAGCTAGACAGAACTTCGATGATGCACGCTTTTAA
- the Pban gene encoding pheromone biosynthesis-activating neuropeptide isoform X2, with translation MIGSVAFPSFNRLMTIAVCVLLCVVYLVSCVSGEYEGRDSSSSTSNDRAPSNEFGSCSDGKCIKRTSQDITSGMWFGPRLGRRRRSDRKPEVDSDIETLANALDGSRWAVITIPGSDRRQATQFTPRLGRESGEEYFSYGFPKDQEELYAEEQIFPPLFAPRLGRKVPWTPTPRLGRQLHNIIDKARQNFDDARF, from the exons ATGATCGGTTCCGTCGCGTTTCCGTCTTTCAACCGCCTTATGACCATCGCAGTTTGCGTACTGCTATGTGTGGTCTATTTGGTGTCCTGCGTTTCCGGAGAATACG AAGGTAGAGATTCCTCAAGTAGTACGAGCAATGACAGAGCACCGAGCAACGAGTTCGGCTCGTGCAGCGACGGCAAGTGCATCAAACGTACCTCGCAGGATATCACCAGCGGTATGTGGTTTGGCCCACGATTGGGACGACGACGCAGGTCGGACAGAAAACCGGAGGTCGATTCTGACATTGAAACTTTGGCCAACGCGCTCGATGGGTCACGTTGGGCCGTCATCACGATTCcag gATCAGATAGGCGTCAAGCAACGCAGTTCACCCCCCGTTTGGGAAGAGAATCAGGTGAGGAATATTTCTCATACGGGTTTCCAAAGGATCAGGAAGAGTTGTATGCGGAGGAACAAATTTTCCCACCTTTGTTTGCACCACGTTTAGGACGTAAAGTACCTTGGACACCAACTCCGAGGCTTGGACGTCAGTTGCACAATATCATTGATAAAGCTAGACAGAACTTCGATGATGCACGCTTTTAA
- the Pban gene encoding pheromone biosynthesis-activating neuropeptide isoform X1 — protein MFDSVSLVMHFEEILRKLGQRPRNYIYIRVIIFPFSHVSLFVRVILFPIEGRDSSSSTSNDRAPSNEFGSCSDGKCIKRTSQDITSGMWFGPRLGRRRRSDRKPEVDSDIETLANALDGSRWAVITIPGSDRRQATQFTPRLGRESGEEYFSYGFPKDQEELYAEEQIFPPLFAPRLGRKVPWTPTPRLGRQLHNIIDKARQNFDDARF, from the exons ATGTTTGACTCAGTCTCTCTCGTGATGCATTTTGAAGAGATATTAAGGAAGCTAGGTCAAAGACCGAGAAactacatatacatacgtgttattatttttccattttcacaTGTATCGTTATTTGTACGTGTTATACTCTTTCCAATAGAAGGTAGAGATTCCTCAAGTAGTACGAGCAATGACAGAGCACCGAGCAACGAGTTCGGCTCGTGCAGCGACGGCAAGTGCATCAAACGTACCTCGCAGGATATCACCAGCGGTATGTGGTTTGGCCCACGATTGGGACGACGACGCAGGTCGGACAGAAAACCGGAGGTCGATTCTGACATTGAAACTTTGGCCAACGCGCTCGATGGGTCACGTTGGGCCGTCATCACGATTCcag gATCAGATAGGCGTCAAGCAACGCAGTTCACCCCCCGTTTGGGAAGAGAATCAGGTGAGGAATATTTCTCATACGGGTTTCCAAAGGATCAGGAAGAGTTGTATGCGGAGGAACAAATTTTCCCACCTTTGTTTGCACCACGTTTAGGACGTAAAGTACCTTGGACACCAACTCCGAGGCTTGGACGTCAGTTGCACAATATCATTGATAAAGCTAGACAGAACTTCGATGATGCACGCTTTTAA